In the Populus trichocarpa isolate Nisqually-1 chromosome 1, P.trichocarpa_v4.1, whole genome shotgun sequence genome, one interval contains:
- the LOC7486627 gene encoding probable 2-oxoglutarate-dependent dioxygenase AOP1, with protein MSQETPFQLPSIDFCKSDLKPGTSEWDLVKSQVWKAISEHGCFKALFEKIPLNVENSFLGEVKELFDLPLQTKRQHVSEIPFYSYFGKSTPPLQYESFGIEDPSIFENCNNFTNVLWPHGNPDFRENINYFSTKVSEFEKLIRRMILESLSLGNYLDEHMSSTTCVLRVMKYQVPQITEPTYTSKPHTDKNLITILYQNQVDGLEVQTKHGEWIGVELSHDHSFVILIGESFRAWTNGRLHPPYHRVRMSGREARYSAGLFSFFKAGYKTKTPEDLIDEDHPLLYKPFDYFEFLKFFSDWAPKAQPNQCALKAYCGV; from the exons ATGAGCCAGGAAACTCCTTTTCAGCTTCCTTCAATAGATTTCTGCAAGTCAGATCTAAAGCCAGGAACTTCAGAGTGGGACTTGGTGAAATCTCAAGTTTGGAAGGCAATTTCAGAGCATGGTTGCTTCAAGgctttgtttgaaaaaataccTCTAAATGTCGAGAATTCATTTCTTGGTGAAGTGAAAGAGCTCTTTGACTTACCCCTTCAGACCAAAAGGCAACATGTTTCTGAAATACCCTTTTATAGCTATTTTGGGAAATCAACACCTCCGCTGCAATATGAAAGCTTCGGTATTGAGGATCCCAGCATCTTCGAAAACTGCAACAACTTCACCAATGTCTTGTGGCCACATGGAAACCCAGATTTTAG AGaaaatataaactatttttcaacaaaagtATCAGAATTTGAGAAACTCATAAGGAGGATGATTTTGGAGAGCTTGAGTCTTGGAAATTACTTGGATGAACACATGAGCTCGACTACTTGTGTTCTTAGAGTAATGAAATATCAAGTGCCTCAAATTACTGAACCAACGTATACCTCAAAGCCCCACACAGATAAGAACTTAATTACTATATTGTATCAAAATCAAGTTGATGGGCTGGAGGTACAAACCAAACATGGTGAGTGGATTGGTGTGGAACTCTCACATGATCACTCTTTTGTCATCTTGATTGGGGAATCCTTTAGA GCATGGACGAATGGTCGATTGCACCCGCCGTATCACCGCGTAAGGATGAGTGGAAGGGAGGCAAGGTACTCTGCTGGATTGTTTTCGTTTTTCAAAGCaggttataaaaccaaaacccctGAAGACTTGATCGATGAAGATCATCCCTTGCTTTACAAGccatttgattattttgaatTCCTCAAGTTTTTTTCGGACTGGGCACCTAAGGCTCAGCCTAATCAGTGTGCTTTAAAGGCTTATTGTGGTGTGTGA